A genomic segment from Barrientosiimonas humi encodes:
- a CDS encoding HU family DNA-binding protein, producing the protein MNKAELIANLEGRLGSKKAANDALEAVFDVIIREVAKGNKVGITGFGTFEKVSRAARTGRNPRTGQSVRIKKTAVPKFKPGTAFKTVVADPRSLPKTGNAGGRATAAGSSTTTKKAATKKTAAKKSTAKKATGTTAAKKSAAKSTGAATKSTAAKKSTAKKATGTTAAKKSTAKKATTKATPARSTAKKTTTRATTAKKAPAKKTTRTAKR; encoded by the coding sequence GTGAACAAGGCAGAACTCATCGCGAACCTCGAGGGTCGCCTCGGCAGCAAGAAGGCGGCCAACGACGCCCTCGAGGCGGTCTTCGACGTGATCATCCGCGAGGTGGCCAAGGGCAACAAGGTGGGCATCACCGGCTTCGGCACCTTCGAGAAGGTGTCCCGTGCGGCCCGCACCGGTCGCAACCCGCGCACCGGTCAGAGCGTGCGCATCAAGAAGACCGCGGTCCCGAAGTTCAAGCCGGGCACCGCGTTCAAGACCGTCGTCGCCGACCCGCGCAGCCTGCCCAAGACCGGCAACGCCGGCGGCCGCGCGACCGCGGCCGGCTCGTCGACCACCACGAAGAAGGCCGCCACCAAGAAGACCGCGGCCAAGAAGTCGACCGCCAAGAAGGCGACCGGCACCACCGCGGCGAAGAAGTCGGCGGCCAAGTCCACGGGTGCAGCGACGAAGTCCACCGCGGCCAAGAAGTCCACCGCCAAGAAGGCGACCGGCACCACGGCGGCGAAGAAGTCGACCGCCAAGAAGGCCACGACCAAGGCCACCCCGGCGCGCAGCACCGCGAAGAAGACGACGACGCGCGCCACCACGGCCAAGAAGGCCCCGGCGAAGAAGACCACGCGCACCGCCAAGCGCTGA
- the leuD gene encoding 3-isopropylmalate dehydratase small subunit, with amino-acid sequence MDKFETHTGVGVPLRRSNVDTDQIIPAVYLKRITRTGFEDGLFSAWRGDESFVLNNPDYAQGSVLVAGPDFGTGSSREHAVWALMDYGFRVVISSRFADIFRGNSGKAGLLTAQVAQEDVELLWKLLENHPGTPLSVDLKGRVITGGDLTVPFQIDDYTRWRLLEGLDDISLTLRHADAIDDYESQRHPWKPTTTVAG; translated from the coding sequence ATGGACAAGTTCGAGACCCACACCGGCGTCGGAGTCCCGCTGCGGCGCAGCAACGTCGACACCGACCAGATCATCCCCGCGGTCTACCTGAAGCGGATCACCCGCACCGGCTTCGAGGACGGGCTGTTCTCCGCCTGGCGGGGCGACGAGTCGTTCGTGCTCAACAACCCCGACTACGCCCAGGGGTCGGTGCTCGTCGCCGGACCCGACTTCGGCACCGGCTCCTCGCGCGAGCACGCGGTGTGGGCGCTGATGGACTACGGCTTCCGCGTGGTCATCTCCTCGCGCTTCGCCGACATCTTCCGCGGCAACTCCGGCAAGGCCGGTCTGCTCACCGCGCAGGTCGCCCAGGAGGACGTCGAGCTGCTGTGGAAGCTGCTCGAGAACCACCCGGGCACACCGCTTTCGGTCGATCTCAAGGGCCGGGTGATCACCGGCGGCGACCTCACCGTCCCGTTCCAGATCGACGACTACACGCGGTGGCGCCTGCTCGAGGGGCTCGACGACATCAGCCTCACGCTGCGTCACGCCGACGCCATCGACGACTACGAGTCGCAGCGCCACCCGTGGAAGCCGACCACCACGGTCGCCGGCTGA
- the leuC gene encoding 3-isopropylmalate dehydratase large subunit encodes MARTLAEKVWDEHLVRRVEGEPDLLYIDLHLLHEVTSPQAFEGLRLAGRGVRHTELTLATEDHNVPTTAGPISDPVSRTQVETLRQNCAEFGVPIYPMGDAEQGIVHIIGPQLGLTQPGMTIVCGDSHTSTHGAFGALAFGIGTSEVEHVLATQTLPLKPFRTMAITVDGELPEGVTAKDIILAVIAEIGTGGGQGYVLEYRGSTIESLSMEARMTVCNMSIEAGARAGMIAPDQTTFDYLKGRPHAPDEQHWDAAVAAWTELRTDDDAEFDHEVRIDATQLTPYVTWGTNPGQGLPLGATVPDPESFGDDGDREDAERALTYMGLEPGTPLRDIAVDTVFLGSCTNGRIEDLRAAADVIRGHRVAKGVRMLVVPGSARVRLQAEDEGLDRIFSDAGAEWRLAGCSMCLGMNPDQLTPGERCASTSNRNFEGRQGKGGRTHLVSPLVAAATAVRGTLSSPADL; translated from the coding sequence ATGGCACGCACACTGGCCGAGAAGGTCTGGGACGAGCACCTGGTGCGCCGGGTCGAGGGCGAGCCGGATCTCCTCTACATCGATCTCCACCTGCTCCACGAGGTGACCAGCCCGCAGGCGTTCGAGGGGCTGCGCCTGGCCGGTCGCGGGGTGCGTCACACCGAGCTGACCCTCGCCACCGAGGACCACAACGTCCCGACCACGGCCGGGCCGATCAGCGACCCGGTGAGCCGCACCCAGGTCGAGACGCTGCGCCAGAACTGCGCGGAGTTCGGGGTGCCGATCTATCCGATGGGCGACGCCGAGCAGGGCATCGTGCACATCATCGGTCCGCAGCTCGGGCTCACCCAGCCCGGCATGACGATCGTCTGCGGCGACAGCCACACCTCGACGCACGGCGCGTTCGGCGCGCTCGCCTTCGGCATCGGCACCAGCGAGGTCGAGCACGTGCTGGCCACCCAGACGCTGCCGCTCAAGCCGTTCCGCACCATGGCGATCACGGTCGACGGCGAGCTGCCCGAGGGCGTCACGGCCAAGGACATCATCCTCGCGGTGATCGCCGAGATCGGCACCGGCGGCGGCCAGGGCTACGTGCTGGAGTATCGGGGCAGCACCATCGAGTCGCTCTCGATGGAGGCGCGGATGACCGTGTGCAACATGTCGATCGAGGCCGGCGCCCGCGCCGGCATGATCGCGCCCGACCAGACCACGTTCGACTACCTCAAGGGCCGCCCGCACGCTCCCGACGAGCAGCACTGGGACGCCGCCGTCGCCGCCTGGACCGAGCTGCGCACCGACGACGACGCCGAGTTCGACCACGAGGTGCGCATCGACGCGACCCAGCTGACGCCGTACGTCACCTGGGGCACCAACCCCGGCCAGGGCCTGCCGCTCGGCGCGACGGTGCCCGACCCGGAGTCCTTCGGCGACGACGGCGACCGCGAGGACGCCGAGCGGGCGCTGACGTACATGGGTCTGGAGCCGGGCACGCCGCTGCGCGACATCGCGGTCGACACGGTCTTCCTCGGGTCGTGCACCAACGGGCGCATCGAGGACCTGCGCGCGGCGGCCGACGTCATCCGCGGCCACCGGGTCGCCAAGGGCGTGCGCATGCTCGTCGTCCCCGGGTCGGCCCGGGTGCGCCTGCAGGCCGAGGACGAGGGGCTCGACCGGATCTTCTCCGACGCGGGCGCCGAGTGGCGCCTCGCCGGATGCTCGATGTGCCTCGGCATGAACCCAGACCAGCTGACGCCGGGGGAGCGCTGCGCCTCAACGTCGAACCGCAACTTCGAGGGCCGCCAGGGCAAGGGCGGCCGCACCCACCTGGTGAGCCCGCTCGTCGCGGCGGCGACCGCGGTGCGCGGCACGCTGTCCAGCCCGGCGGACCTGTAG
- a CDS encoding IclR family transcriptional regulator → MDKSSGVGVLDKAAIVLSALEAGPSTLAQLVASTGLARPTAHRLAVALEHHRLVARDMQGRFVLGPRLVELASAAGEDRLLAAAGPVLGALRDHTNESAQLFRRQGDQRICVAAADRPVGLRDSIPVGATLSMQAGSAAQILLAWEEPERLHKGLQGAKFTATMLSAVRRRGWAQSVGEREAGVASVSAPVRNPAGKVIAAVSISGPIERVSRQPGRLHAATVIAGANKLTEVLARAQAPVIRHESA, encoded by the coding sequence ATGGACAAGTCTAGCGGTGTGGGCGTCCTGGACAAGGCGGCCATCGTTCTCTCGGCCCTGGAAGCGGGTCCCTCGACCCTCGCCCAGCTCGTGGCGTCGACCGGTCTGGCGCGCCCCACGGCGCACCGGCTCGCCGTCGCGCTCGAGCACCACCGACTCGTCGCACGCGACATGCAGGGGCGCTTCGTGCTCGGCCCGCGCCTGGTCGAGCTGGCCTCGGCGGCGGGCGAGGACCGCCTGCTCGCGGCCGCCGGCCCGGTGCTCGGCGCGCTGCGCGACCACACCAACGAGAGCGCCCAGCTCTTCCGCCGGCAGGGCGACCAGCGCATCTGCGTCGCCGCGGCGGACCGCCCGGTCGGCCTGCGCGACTCGATCCCGGTCGGCGCGACCCTGTCGATGCAGGCCGGGTCCGCCGCGCAGATCCTGCTCGCCTGGGAGGAGCCCGAGCGGCTGCACAAGGGGCTGCAGGGCGCGAAGTTCACCGCGACGATGCTGTCGGCCGTGCGCCGCCGCGGCTGGGCGCAGAGCGTCGGCGAGCGCGAGGCCGGCGTCGCGTCGGTGTCCGCCCCGGTGCGCAACCCCGCCGGCAAGGTCATCGCGGCCGTGTCGATCTCGGGCCCCATCGAGCGCGTGTCCCGCCAGCCCGGCCGGCTGCACGCCGCGACCGTGATCGCCGGCGCCAACAAGCTCACCGAGGTGCTCGCCCGCGCCCAGGCCCCGGTCATCCGCCACGAGAGTGCGTGA
- a CDS encoding helix-turn-helix transcriptional regulator: MRNRIPQLRRDRGLSQAALAVALGVSRQTVISLEKGRYDPSLPLAFRIAREFDVTIEDVFDPRE, translated from the coding sequence GTGCGCAACCGGATCCCGCAGCTGCGCCGCGACCGGGGGCTCTCGCAGGCCGCCCTCGCCGTGGCGCTGGGCGTCTCGCGGCAGACGGTGATCTCGCTGGAGAAGGGGCGCTATGACCCCTCGCTGCCGCTGGCCTTCCGCATCGCGCGCGAGTTCGACGTCACGATCGAGGACGTGTTCGACCCGCGGGAGTGA
- a CDS encoding histone deacetylase, producing MSTDHIWYASYGSNLSAARFGFYLSGGRPPGASRTYPGARDATPPVADRALHVPGEIFFGWDSPTWGGGGIAFLDLAAGGEALVRAYRITHEQLADVVAQEMHRDPGDALDVDELIGARRLVLGPGRYETLAVVADLEGEPVVTFTCPDDDARPAVNAPSGAYLAMIAAGLREAHGLSTPQIRDYLLPAPGVRPTWTPERLDEVLAA from the coding sequence ATGAGCACCGACCACATCTGGTACGCCTCCTACGGCTCGAACCTGTCGGCCGCCCGGTTCGGGTTCTACCTGTCCGGCGGCCGCCCGCCCGGGGCGAGCCGGACCTACCCCGGGGCGCGCGACGCCACGCCGCCGGTCGCGGACCGCGCGCTGCACGTGCCCGGGGAGATCTTCTTCGGCTGGGACTCGCCGACCTGGGGTGGTGGCGGCATTGCGTTCCTCGACCTCGCCGCCGGGGGAGAGGCGCTGGTGCGGGCGTACCGCATCACCCACGAGCAGCTCGCCGACGTCGTCGCGCAGGAGATGCACCGCGACCCCGGCGACGCGCTCGACGTCGACGAGCTGATCGGCGCCCGGCGGCTGGTGCTCGGGCCGGGCCGGTACGAGACGCTCGCCGTCGTCGCCGACCTCGAGGGCGAGCCGGTGGTCACCTTCACCTGCCCCGACGACGACGCCCGGCCGGCCGTCAACGCGCCGAGCGGCGCCTACCTCGCGATGATCGCGGCCGGCCTGCGCGAGGCGCACGGCCTGTCGACGCCGCAGATCCGCGACTACCTGCTGCCGGCGCCCGGCGTGCGACCCACGTGGACCCCGGAGCGGCTGGACGAGGTGCTCGCGGCGTAG